The following are encoded in a window of Carya illinoinensis cultivar Pawnee chromosome 15, C.illinoinensisPawnee_v1, whole genome shotgun sequence genomic DNA:
- the LOC122296051 gene encoding UDP-glycosyltransferase 73D1-like translates to MALWVPFLEATKKMKQSFERVLRDMIDDGRPPICVISDFLLGWTLDSCRLFGIPRIVSHGIGVFSMSISLYLISFSSCLNGLWGMVPIELPGMTLPFKLQKADIPEGILNSDPDDPFARKSEFDLKLKVRECVINLLTEDEFLFGKSQFTDVTYKVDGDWHLANIYAKRALNPLFEFDSIRFVCNPTFVRLTSGIGEADMNSWGVIVNSFEELEGRDHVGRLESFYYNDAKAYCVGPSLLYNQPGQNLEADHDKSSYIKWLDKQAEMRFGRTVLYVSFGTQTHLSEDQLDEIANGLEMANHPFIWVVRSKTWAAPKGWNERVKQRGLVLRNWVDQRRILAHSATGGFLGHCGWNSTLESLTMGVPLLAWPMIGISEQALNAKFVVMGLGAGLMVPWTGVNGEKIMTVGRDVICDKVKELMGGENGRMAGERAQALEEWQGICGKRWVLL, encoded by the exons ATGGCTCTATGGGTTCCTTTTCTAGAAGCcaccaaaaaaatgaaacaatctTTTGAAAGAGTTCTCAGAGACATGATTGATGACGGACGTCCCCCCATTTGCGTGATCTCCGACTTCCTCCTAGGTTGGACACTCGATTCATGCCGTTTGTTTGGGATTCCGCGCATTGTCTCTCATGGAATAGGGGTCTTCTCAATGTCCATTTcattgtacctcatttctttttcctcgtGCTTAAACGGTTTGTGGGGTATGGTTCCTATAGAGTTGCCGGGAATGACACTTCCATTCAAGTTGCAAAAGGCTGATATCCCTGAAGGTATTCTAAATTCTGATCCAGATGATCCTTTT GCTAGGAAATCCGAGTTTGACCTTAAGCTTAAAGTAAGAGAATGTGTAATCAATTTGCTCACTGAGGATGAATTCTTATTTGGGAAATCGCAGTTCACAGATGTGACATACAAG GTTGATGGTGATTGGCATTTGGcaa ATATATATGCTAAACGAGCTCTTAACCCCTTGTTCGAattcgactcgattcggttcGTTTGCAACCCTACTTTTGTCCGTCTCACCTCAGGGATTGGAGAAGCTGATATGAACAGCTGGGGTGTTATCGTGAACAGCTTTGAGGAGCTTGAAGGCCGTGACCATGTGGGCAGGTTAGAGTCTTTCTATTACAACGACGCCAAAGCATATTGTGTAGGGCCATCTTTGTTGTACAATCAGCCTGGACAAAATCTTGAGGCTGATCATGACAAATCCTCGTACATCAAGTGGCTGGACAAGCAAGCTGAAATGAGATTCGGTCGTACTGTACTCTATGTTTCATTTGGCACTCAAACACACTTGTCGGAGGATCAACTAGACGAGATTGCTAATGGGCTGGAGATGGCAAATCATCCATTCATTTGGGTGGTAAGGTCAAAGACGTGGGCAGCACCGAAAGGATGGAACGAGAGGGTGAAGCAGAGGGGATTGGTCTTACGTAATTGGGTTGACCAAAGACGCATACTAGCACATTCTGCAACAGGTGGGTTTTTGGGTCATTGTGGGTGGAATTCGACCTTGGAGAGCTTAACAATGGGGGTTCCACTTCTTGCATGGCCCATGATTGGAATTTCAGAACAAGCATTGAATGCTAAATTTGTAGTGATGGGGTTGGGAGCTGGGTTAATGGTTCCATGGACAGGTGTTAATGGGGAGAAGATCATGACAGTTGGTCGTGATGTGATATGTGATAAGGTAAAGGAGTTGATGGGAGGTGAGAATGGAAGGATGGCCGGTGAGAGGGCACAAGCCTTGGAAGAATGGCAAGGAATCTGTGGAAAAAGGTGGGTCCTCCTATAA
- the LOC122296050 gene encoding glutathione S-transferase T3-like, with product MNRSVGSLINRWSMIQKCTNKFCAYLAQVESLHSSGATEQDKIEKAKILYKEMERGTFTMDHSWNLLRHQPKWHQHMNTLNTRRKPHDKRLSNEQSSEVLGDVVEEHVERPAGKNAEKENLRKRKAQESSDAEFNMALGAMTEDRRLFMAERREWQTKADRDRGAQLELDKRKFDAEMMSKDLSGMNAMQQVYFHKVQKKIWEESMSDSDGISE from the exons ATGAACCGTTCAGTTGGATCATTGATCAATCGTTGGTCCATGATTCAGAAAtgcacaaataagttttgtgcataTCTAGCTCAAGTAGAGTCATTGCACTCGAGTGGTGCAACCGAACAAGATAAG ATTGAAAAGGCAAAAATATTGTACAAAGAGATGGAACGAGGAACTTTCACAATGGACCATTCTTGGAATCTTTTGAGACAccaacccaaatggcatcaacATATGAATACGCTGAATACGAGGAGAAAGCCACATGATAAACGTCTTTCCAATGAgcagtcaagtgaagttttgggtGATGTTGTGGAGGAGCATGTTGAAAGGCCTGCTGGAAAAAATGCTGAAAAGGAAAACTTGAGGAAGCGAAAGGCTCAAGAATCATCTGATGCTGAGTTCAACATGGCATTAGGAGCAATGACCGAGGATAGACGATTGTTCATGGCGGAGAGAAGAGAATGGCAGACGAAGGCTGATCGCGATAGAGGTGCACAACTGGAGCTTGATAAAAGAAAGTTCGATGCTGAGATGATGAGTAAAGATCTTTCTGGTATGAATGCCATGCAGCAAGTCTACTTCCATAAAGTTCAGAAAAAAATTTGGGAAGAGTCAATGAGTGATTCAGATGGTATATCCGAATGA